Proteins from a single region of Haloarcula laminariae:
- a CDS encoding ATP-binding protein yields MASDESSNWETGTDDQTGEEYGKEIDASQEYIRVKPVRGGVNSKTITRELYGLHQYGSGRKLPLDIELHIDAIEEVSNFEFIIYKPEGGAQFKFFFGPGERGDITCDRLESATRSQYPEDYDFERTEFDITSVFDDVPHMVRYEGREERRKDWMTTLTRFDTEHIERSPLSNLLETAIQSDGAVLFQVIFEPRSDWSAKAQRQKGLLKQGVHSQGGLFIRTIIDALLGGASDEERQQRHRGDTPHEIGGTIHDSQVGGQRSGTGRMGQIDLKNPSHTYNTSIRVAASDEATATNLQDALNHLSGQFYSIEGKHLGQNEYEFKRMLNHGLTYPNGWESVTRRKPILVTNAKELANFITVPSIDSLPKASRGGSGGRPAAQSPLTSPNEQVFREFSKGMTIGRAVTALRDQGQGQNNISAIESKNDWWQQLDQRDAISLAANDLTHHYIRGATTGSGKTVATINDMLTTHHFLDGPTVLVDPKGGEMCKNYLRCHRTLFGDLDDVEYIKIPEEDGQVPGIPFFDLRPLVRGAGRERATAKQDLIDHYFQLLRFVLGRETVDQAFVANEVLTNLIKANFDEEYGSDYFSIGKLMQTAQEYQKWGKKYDPNKEEDPDVDQSHIIDNAVPKTSDPQVRDILISHLQKDERQFTNTTDAVLNRIRKLKERDFIWDMLSYEVGEEHWDDSTGWYDKADIPMLDLKSILNSNKVLLIDTGNLRGESSEIFTVLFLSHLWTSVQSIWTPDRDDYIANVIIEESANIARNEIVYQELLPKGREFNLSLGLIMQYPEQVLGENPRQNRRAYKEILNNVNTKIIGNVATDDLLAESLFHEDLDGDEIKDRIAGLKRGEWVVQLPSYEFDKQKPEILTLKPLPIPPGHSEGPFNVTARADSVRDRSRARMCVGRDSDAVDTMTSHERQSNTDESDSASDHDLDDDNSPDGITHEHKAFLDLVFDALTDGVDGYTLGSPMSDLPFSDTAAFLVDEGFLEKTKLGNNELYYKPTTKAETLVDRDLSPAGGGEKGGESLTHRIGVRLVATYYEQQGYDVEMYYNPENWNALHDVYAKATPDSPDNIDKFVEVETSPEKRSHVEDDYETLATATGDAVWVVENLDGAEKLLNSLSGYTSVDMSRRSGNFETMSEALDEPGASELLSINNLRDDV; encoded by the coding sequence ATGGCAAGTGACGAATCATCAAATTGGGAAACCGGCACTGACGACCAAACCGGTGAAGAATACGGCAAGGAAATCGATGCTTCACAGGAGTACATCCGAGTCAAGCCCGTCCGAGGGGGAGTCAACTCCAAAACCATCACCCGCGAACTCTACGGACTCCATCAATACGGCTCAGGTCGCAAACTCCCTCTCGATATTGAACTCCATATCGACGCGATAGAGGAAGTCTCCAACTTCGAATTCATCATCTACAAACCCGAAGGTGGGGCACAATTCAAGTTCTTCTTCGGGCCCGGTGAACGGGGCGATATCACCTGTGACCGACTCGAAAGTGCCACGCGCTCACAGTATCCAGAAGACTACGACTTCGAGCGGACCGAGTTCGATATCACCTCAGTGTTCGACGATGTCCCCCACATGGTCCGGTACGAAGGGCGTGAAGAACGCCGGAAAGACTGGATGACGACACTGACGCGCTTCGACACCGAACACATCGAACGCTCACCGCTCTCGAACCTCCTCGAGACCGCAATCCAGTCCGATGGTGCCGTCCTCTTCCAGGTCATCTTCGAACCACGATCGGATTGGTCTGCAAAAGCCCAACGCCAGAAAGGACTCCTCAAACAGGGCGTCCACTCACAAGGCGGGCTCTTCATTCGGACCATCATCGACGCTTTACTCGGTGGGGCATCTGATGAAGAACGACAACAGCGTCACCGGGGCGATACCCCACACGAAATCGGTGGCACGATTCATGACTCACAGGTCGGCGGCCAGCGTTCGGGCACCGGACGCATGGGCCAGATCGACCTGAAAAACCCCTCTCACACGTACAATACAAGTATCAGAGTTGCCGCTAGTGACGAAGCAACCGCGACAAATCTCCAAGATGCACTCAATCACCTCAGTGGCCAATTCTACTCCATCGAGGGCAAACACCTCGGCCAAAACGAGTACGAATTCAAGCGGATGCTCAACCACGGGCTGACCTATCCCAACGGCTGGGAATCTGTCACTCGGCGCAAGCCCATACTCGTCACCAACGCCAAAGAGCTCGCTAACTTCATCACTGTCCCCTCGATCGACTCACTACCCAAGGCCAGCCGTGGTGGGTCTGGCGGTCGACCAGCTGCCCAATCACCCCTGACTTCCCCGAACGAACAGGTCTTCCGCGAATTCTCAAAGGGGATGACCATCGGGCGAGCGGTCACCGCTCTCCGTGACCAAGGACAGGGGCAAAACAACATCAGCGCTATCGAAAGCAAAAACGACTGGTGGCAACAACTCGACCAGCGCGATGCTATCTCTCTGGCAGCCAACGACCTCACTCACCACTACATCAGAGGGGCGACTACCGGGAGCGGCAAGACCGTCGCCACCATCAACGACATGCTCACCACCCACCACTTCCTCGATGGGCCCACCGTTCTCGTCGACCCCAAAGGTGGTGAAATGTGCAAGAACTATCTGCGCTGTCACCGCACACTCTTCGGTGACCTCGACGACGTCGAGTACATCAAAATCCCCGAAGAAGATGGGCAAGTCCCAGGTATCCCCTTCTTCGATCTCCGGCCACTCGTTAGGGGCGCCGGGCGTGAACGTGCCACCGCCAAACAGGATCTCATCGACCACTACTTCCAGCTCCTCAGGTTTGTCCTCGGGCGAGAAACAGTCGATCAGGCCTTCGTCGCCAACGAAGTGCTGACGAATCTCATCAAAGCCAACTTCGACGAGGAGTACGGCTCGGACTACTTCTCGATCGGGAAACTGATGCAGACCGCTCAGGAGTACCAGAAGTGGGGCAAGAAGTACGACCCCAACAAGGAAGAAGACCCAGACGTCGACCAGTCCCACATCATCGACAACGCTGTCCCGAAAACCAGTGACCCGCAGGTCCGAGACATCCTCATCTCCCACCTGCAAAAAGACGAACGGCAGTTCACCAACACCACCGACGCCGTCCTCAACCGAATCCGAAAGCTGAAAGAGCGGGACTTCATCTGGGACATGCTCTCCTACGAGGTCGGTGAGGAACACTGGGACGACTCCACGGGCTGGTACGACAAAGCAGACATCCCCATGCTGGACCTCAAGAGTATCCTGAACTCCAACAAGGTCCTGCTGATCGACACGGGCAATCTCCGGGGCGAAAGCAGCGAGATATTCACCGTCCTGTTCCTGTCTCATCTGTGGACCTCAGTGCAGTCCATCTGGACGCCAGACAGGGACGACTACATCGCGAACGTGATCATCGAGGAGTCAGCCAACATCGCTCGCAACGAAATCGTCTATCAAGAACTACTCCCCAAAGGACGTGAGTTCAACCTCTCGCTGGGGCTCATCATGCAGTATCCCGAGCAGGTGCTGGGCGAGAACCCACGACAGAACCGCCGCGCCTACAAAGAGATCCTGAACAACGTCAACACGAAAATCATCGGGAACGTGGCAACAGACGACCTCCTCGCAGAGTCACTCTTCCACGAAGACCTAGACGGTGACGAAATCAAAGACCGCATCGCAGGGCTCAAACGTGGTGAATGGGTGGTGCAACTCCCATCCTATGAGTTCGACAAACAGAAGCCAGAAATCCTCACTCTCAAGCCACTCCCAATCCCACCCGGCCACTCCGAAGGCCCATTCAACGTTACGGCCCGAGCCGACAGTGTACGTGACCGCAGTCGCGCACGGATGTGTGTCGGCCGTGACAGTGACGCCGTCGATACGATGACCAGCCACGAACGGCAATCCAACACCGACGAGTCCGACTCTGCATCCGACCACGACCTCGACGACGATAACAGTCCAGACGGCATCACGCACGAACACAAAGCGTTCCTGGATCTGGTCTTCGACGCACTCACTGACGGGGTCGATGGGTACACGCTCGGCAGTCCGATGTCTGATCTTCCCTTCAGCGACACCGCCGCGTTCCTCGTGGACGAAGGGTTCCTCGAGAAGACAAAACTCGGGAACAACGAACTCTACTACAAGCCCACGACAAAAGCAGAAACACTCGTCGACCGAGACCTCTCACCAGCTGGCGGCGGCGAGAAAGGTGGCGAGAGCCTGACCCATCGGATCGGCGTGCGACTGGTGGCTACCTACTATGAACAACAGGGCTACGATGTCGAGATGTACTACAACCCTGAGAACTGGAATGCGCTTCACGACGTCTATGCCAAGGCAACTCCTGATTCACCCGATAACATAGACAAATTCGTCGAAGTCGAGACCTCACCCGAGAAACGCAGCCACGTCGAAGACGACTACGAAACGCTCGCAACCGCGACAGGGGACGCTGTATGGGTCGTTGAAAACCTCGACGGCGCCGAAAAACTCCTCAACTCACTCAGTGGATACACGTCAGTAGATATGTCAAGGCGGTCTGGAAACTTCGAAACCATGAGTGAGGCACTGGATGAGCCAGGAGCCAGCGAACTCCTGAGCATCAACAACCTCCGGGACGACGTCTAA